A window from Setaria italica strain Yugu1 chromosome VIII, Setaria_italica_v2.0, whole genome shotgun sequence encodes these proteins:
- the LOC101754685 gene encoding basic proline-rich protein translates to MLPCRPCIERYPPRAPSPVHSAAHTSASSRRSHPAPPPVAPTAPPPVAPTAPPPRRPLQHPYAGAPSSASSGAPWGPVCRRPLGLDAGAPPGPVAGAAGASASHTSSSLQRATPRNWDDGAGAPPQPRPPHHRGRRGAVRQGAGHRPRRPPPGVPPPQPPARQRARPPRSTAANPVRVVASGAIDVNHKDEMYDGKKLLEGFGNTRRPSTLS, encoded by the exons ATGCTCCCCTGCCGCCCCTGCATCGAGCGCTATCCACCTCGCGCCCCCTCGCCTGTCCATTCCGCCGCCCACAccagcgcctcctcccgccgctcccATCCAGCGCCTCCTCCCGTCGCCCCTACAGCGCCTCCTCCCGTCGCCCCTACagcgcctcctccccgtcgccctCTCCAGCACCCGTACGCCGGCGccccctccagcgcctcctccggcgccccTTGGGGGCCCGTATGCCGGCGCCCCTTGGGCCTGGACGCTGGCGCGCCGCCAGGGCCCGTGGCCGGCGCAGCCGGCGCCTCTGCCTCGCACACGTCTTCCTCCCTGCAACGAGCCACCCCCCGGAATTGGGATGATGGGGCGGGAGCACCTCCACAACCTCGCCCACCTCACCACCGAGGTCGACGGGGAGCAGTCCGTCAAGGTGCGGGTCACCGGCCTCGCCGACCCCCACCAGGagtccctccgcctcagcctcCAGCTCGCCAACGAGCTCGGCCTCCCCGCTCCACAG CTGCAAATCCAGTTCGTGTGGTGGCTTCTGGAGCCATTGATGTAAACCACAAGGATGAAATGTATGATGGAAAG AAACTACTAGAAGGTTTTGGGAATACAAGAAGGCCCTCAACCTTAAGCTAA